The following are encoded in a window of Salmo trutta chromosome 27, fSalTru1.1, whole genome shotgun sequence genomic DNA:
- the LOC115164280 gene encoding condensin complex subunit 2, translating to MSASSTPISRVRQWASPSLKHKGASPAAISTPLLASFPGNDDELERRQRRRSRVIDLQAATDSSFNESTSHSSTGTPAAVPKLSNAQISEHYSTCIKLSTENKITTKNAFGLHLIDYMADILKQKDSELTNFKVAAGTLDASTKIYAVRVDAVHADAYRVLGGLGSETKPGEEHGAGEGGEMEEGAEGELAAKQVVKKKRPPKKTVEQNLSNINSSESERKCEVDPMFQRMASSFDESSTAGVFLSVLFSEDSRCELLFPSHMTLLHSRPSYSQPPPQRVPATPFTGGLQRIQEKSSICPSLADFSFTSWNPDQTMNQMLEKMKQGGHVFDVNAEADEEECQDFGDDFDGDYEEGQGDHGGDGSKEHKDRCEAGGPGRGRDVIPIGEGDIATMCLQLSDQPREYSYFSPRTMATWAGPGYWRFKPLHKKDNVPEKEGRKRKPKKAFEIDFNDDVNFDTYFRTTRAATTNTRSALSTSNKKTTLAADFQFPPETLSQLSLKPASTLCKEGQKRLSGELGEGIGDYDYNNANDTANFCPGLQGGESDDDGEGFSGGTDDTQPCVDGNPAASQDHDDVSTYGEDDLVPEPFRVNKIEINYAKTAKKMDMKRLKITMWNLLTDSLEKPAKEVENVETSEVSGEKVFSQTTQTLRQSLPPNMAQNLSVPLAFVALLHLANEKNLELIKVDDMSDIIIKQGQ from the exons ATGAGCGCATCCTCCACACCCATCTCCCGGGTACGTCAGTGGGCCTCACCGTCCCTGAAGCACAAGGGCGCCTCTCCTGCCGCCATCAGCACCCCGCTCCTCGCATCTTTCCCCGGCAACGATGATGAGCTGGAGCGGCGTCAGAGGCGCAGATCCCGGGTCATTGATCTGCAAGCCGCCACTGACTCTTCATTTAATGAATCTACCTCTCATAG CTCCACCGGGACCCCTGCCGCTGTGCCTAAGCTGTCAAATGCACAGATCTCAGAGCATTACTCCACCTGCATCAAACTCTCCACTGAAAAT AAAATTACCACCAAGAATGCCTTTGGTCTCCACCTAATTGACTACATGGCTGACATCCTCAAACAGAAGGATTCTGAGCTCACAAATTTCAAG GTGGCAGCGGGTACCTTGGATGCCAGCACCAAGATTTACGCGGTCAGAGTGGATGCTGTCCATGCTGATGCCTACAGAGTGCTGGGGGGATTGGGTTCTGAGACCAAGCCTGGGGAAG agCATGGagcaggggaaggaggagagatggaggagggggctGAAGGTGAGCTGGCTGCTAAGCAGGTGGTGAAGAAGAAGAGGCCTCCCAAGAAGACTGTGGAGCAGAACCTGAGCAACATCAACAGCTCTGAGTCTGAGAGGAAGTGTGAG GTGGACCCCATGTTCCAGCGCATGGCGTCGTCCTTCGATGAGAGCAGCACAGCAGGCGTCTTCCTGTCAGTGTTGTTCAGTGAGGACAGTCGCTGTGAGCTCCTCTTTCCCTCCCACATGACCCTGCTGCACTCCAGGCCCTCTTACTCCCAGCCTCCACCGCAGCGCGTCCCTGCAACGCCCTTCACAG GTGGTCTCCAGCGGATCCAGGAGAAGAGCTCTATCTGCCCTTCCCTGGCAGACTTCTCTTTCACCAGCTGGAACCCTGACCAG ACCATGAACCAGATGCTGGAGAAGATGAAGCAGGGGGGTCACGTGTTTGACGTGAACGCGGAGGCAGACGAGGAGGAGTGTCAGGACTTTGGGGATGATTTTGATGGAGACTATGAGGAGGGTCAGGGGGACCATGGTGGCGACGGCTCCAAGGAACACAAGGATCGCTGTGAGGCTGGAGGGCCCGGGAGAGGAAG GGATGTGATTCCCATCGGAGAGGGGGACATAGCCACCATGTGTCTGCAGCTGTCCGACCAGCCCAGAGAATACTCCTACTTCAGCCCCAGGACAATGGCTACCTGGGCAGGCCCTGGCTACTGGCGCTTCAAACCTCTGCACAAAA AGGACAACGTGCCTGAGAAGGAGGGTCGCAAGAGAAAGCCAAAGAAGGCCTTTGAAATCGACTTTAATGACGATGTCAACTTTGACACCTACTTCCGCACCACTAGA GCCGCTACCACTAACACCAGGTCAGCCCTCAGCACAAGCAACAAGAAGACCACTCTGGCTGCAGACTTCCAGTTCCCCCCTGAGACCCTGTCCCAACTCAGCCTTAAGCCTGCCAGCACA TTATGTAAAGAGGGCCAGAAGAGATTGTCTGGAGAGCTGGGGGAAGGCATCGGAGACTACGACTACAACAATGCCAATGACACAGCCAACTTCTGCCCCGGACTGCAG ggtggtgaaagtgatgatgatggtgaaggATTCAGTGGGGGTACAGATGACACCCAGCCTTGTGTAGATGGTAACCCCGCCGCCTCACAAGACCATGACGACGTGTCCACCTACGGGGAGGATGACCTGGTGCCGGAGCCATTCAGG GTGAACAAGATTGAGATAAACTATGCCAAGACAGCCAAGAAGATGGACATGAAGAGGCTCAAGATCACCATGTGGAATCTTCTGACTGACAGTCTGGAAAAACCAGCCAAG GAGGTTGAAAATGTGGAGACTTCAGAAGTGTCTGGGGAGAAGGTCTTTAGCCAGACCACACAGACACTGCGTCAAAG CTTGCCCCCCAACATGGCTCAGAACCTGTCCGTGCCCCTGGCGTTCGTCGCCCTGCTGCACTTGGCCAATGAGAAG AATTTGGAGCTCATCAAAGTGGACGACATGTCAGATATCATCATCAAGCAAGGTCAATGA
- the LOC115164279 gene encoding caspase-3, whose amino-acid sequence MSDLVDAKGIAAQGLGSPSVQRFTTENPEVDAKPPADMYTYKMNYPSLGQCVIINNKNFDKQTGMSFRNGTDVDAGHAIKVFSSLGYKVKVANDQTVQQIQQLLSKVSQDDHSQSASFVCVMLSHGEEGFFYGTDGNVELKKLTGLFRGDRCKTLVGKPKLFFIQACRGDNLDGGIETDAVADDTTERIPVEADFLYAYSTAPGYYSWRNTQKGSWFVQALCEMLQRYGQQLEIMQIMTRVNHMVALDFESVSNMPGFTAKKQIPCIVSMLTKDLYFPH is encoded by the exons ATGTCTGATTTGGTGGATGCCAAAGGGATAGCTGCACAAGG GCTGGGCAGTCCCTCAGTGCAAAGGTTTACGACAGAGAATCCTGAAGTAGACGCTAAGCCTCCGGCTGACATGTACACATATAAGATGAACTACCCCAGCCTTGGTCAGTGtgtcatcatcaacaacaagaaCTTTGACAAGCAAACAG GAATGAGCTTTCGCAATGGAACAGACGTGGATGCAGGACATGCGATCAAAGTGTTCTCGAGTTTGGGGTACAAAGTGAAGGTTGCCAATGACCAGACTGTGCAACAGATACAACAGCTGCTTTCCAAAG TGTCTCAAGACGACCACAGCCAGTCGGCctcctttgtgtgtgtgatgctgagcCATGGAGAAGAGGGGTTCTTCTATGGCACAGATGGCAATGTAGAACTCAAGAAGCTCACTGGCCTCTTTAGGGGCGACCGCTGCAAAACGCTGGTGGGCAAGCCCAAACTCTTCTTCATCCAG GCGTGCCGTGGCGATAACCTGGATGGTGGCATAGAGACAGACGCCGTTGCTGATGACACTACAGAGAGGATTCCTGTTGAGGCAGACTTTCTCTACGCTTATTCTACAGCCCCAG GCTACTACTCCTGGAGGAACACCCAGAAGGGCTCCTGGTTCGTGCAGGCCCTCTGTGAGATGTTACAAAGGTACGGCCAACAGCTGGAGATCATGCAGATCATGACACGTGTCAACCACATGGTGGCACTTGACTTCGAGTCTGTCTCCAACATGCCTGGCTTTACTGCCAAAAAGCAGATCCCTTGCATTGTGTCTATGTTGACCAAAGATCTCTACTTTCCACATTGA